The proteins below come from a single Anaerobaca lacustris genomic window:
- a CDS encoding phosphoenolpyruvate carboxykinase (GTP) produces MDIQSILKSKMDEVSLSRLLALKNEDANAFVARAIELCEPEKVWVGTDDEADAARCRQMAIDNREELPLAVPGHTVHFDSYYDQGRNPEVTKYLVPKSETLDPKLKQIDRDQGFAEIEDLQRGAYKGRTMLVRFFCLGPVNSVFAIPCLQITDSAYVTHSEDMLYRKGYEEFKRQSARGPFEFFRFRHCTGKVTERMTCKDIERSRVYIDYMHNTVYSVNTQYAGNTVGLKKLSLRLAIRKADREGWLAEHMFIMGAHGPGGRKTYLCGAYPSACGKTATAMIPGETIAGDDLAYFRVIDGQFRAVNIEAGIFGIIQDVNAKGDPVIWDVLHHPGEVIFGNVLVKDNKPYWLGMGEEIPTRGMNYVSTDWTEGTKGPDGEETTPSHKNARYTVRMQDLKNKDPEWDNPNGLPIGGIIYGGRDSDTNVPVREAYSWEHGICTMGAMLESETTAATTGAQGVRKWNVMSNMDFLSMSVGKYLRNNLEFAAGLKRPKVFGTNYFLKKGGKYLNGMLDKAVWVKWMERRIHGDVEALDAGYGLIPKYDDLKRLFKEVRNKEYTEKDYVEQFTVRIPELLATLDRMAKIYDTVADTPKVMLDEMAAQRKRLEVLKAAKGEYIPPLDL; encoded by the coding sequence ATGGATATACAATCGATCCTGAAAAGCAAAATGGACGAGGTCAGTCTGAGCAGACTCCTGGCATTGAAGAACGAAGACGCGAACGCCTTCGTCGCCCGGGCCATCGAGCTGTGCGAGCCGGAGAAGGTCTGGGTGGGGACGGACGACGAGGCAGACGCCGCACGCTGCCGGCAAATGGCCATCGACAACAGGGAGGAGCTGCCCCTGGCCGTTCCCGGCCACACCGTCCATTTCGACAGCTACTATGACCAGGGACGCAATCCCGAGGTCACCAAGTACCTGGTCCCCAAGAGCGAAACGCTGGACCCCAAGCTCAAGCAGATCGACCGCGACCAGGGCTTTGCCGAGATCGAAGACCTTCAGCGCGGCGCGTACAAAGGGCGGACCATGCTGGTGCGATTCTTCTGCCTGGGCCCCGTCAACAGCGTGTTTGCGATCCCGTGTCTTCAGATCACCGACTCGGCCTACGTCACCCACAGCGAGGACATGCTGTACCGCAAAGGTTACGAGGAATTCAAGCGACAGAGCGCCCGCGGCCCGTTCGAGTTCTTCCGGTTCCGTCACTGCACCGGCAAGGTCACCGAACGCATGACCTGCAAGGACATCGAGCGCAGCCGCGTCTACATCGACTACATGCACAACACGGTCTACTCGGTCAACACCCAGTACGCCGGCAATACGGTGGGCCTCAAGAAGCTCTCGCTGCGTCTGGCCATTCGCAAGGCCGACCGCGAGGGCTGGCTGGCCGAGCACATGTTCATCATGGGCGCGCACGGTCCCGGCGGACGCAAGACCTATCTGTGCGGCGCCTACCCCTCGGCCTGCGGCAAGACCGCGACCGCGATGATCCCGGGCGAAACCATCGCCGGCGATGACCTCGCTTACTTCCGCGTCATCGACGGCCAGTTCCGGGCCGTCAACATCGAGGCGGGCATCTTCGGCATCATCCAGGACGTCAACGCCAAGGGCGACCCGGTGATCTGGGACGTCCTGCACCATCCCGGCGAGGTCATCTTCGGCAACGTCCTGGTCAAAGACAACAAGCCCTACTGGCTCGGCATGGGTGAGGAAATCCCGACTCGCGGTATGAACTATGTCAGCACCGACTGGACCGAAGGGACCAAGGGCCCTGACGGCGAGGAGACCACGCCCAGCCACAAGAACGCCCGCTATACGGTCCGCATGCAGGACCTGAAGAACAAGGACCCCGAATGGGACAACCCCAACGGCCTTCCCATCGGCGGGATCATCTACGGCGGACGCGACAGCGACACCAACGTCCCCGTGCGCGAGGCCTATAGCTGGGAGCACGGCATCTGCACGATGGGCGCCATGCTCGAATCGGAGACCACCGCCGCAACCACCGGCGCCCAGGGCGTCCGCAAGTGGAACGTGATGAGCAATATGGACTTTCTGTCCATGTCCGTCGGCAAATACCTCCGAAACAACCTGGAGTTCGCCGCCGGACTCAAGCGGCCCAAGGTCTTCGGGACCAACTACTTCCTGAAAAAGGGCGGCAAGTACCTCAACGGCATGCTCGACAAGGCCGTCTGGGTCAAGTGGATGGAGCGGCGAATCCACGGCGACGTCGAGGCCCTCGACGCCGGCTACGGCCTGATCCCCAAGTACGACGACCTCAAGAGGCTCTTCAAGGAGGTCCGAAACAAAGAGTACACCGAGAAGGACTACGTCGAGCAGTTCACCGTCCGCATCCCCGAATTGCTCGCCACGCTCGACCGCATGGCGAAGATCTACGACACGGTCGCCGACACGCCGAAGGTGATGCTCGACGAGATGGCCGCCCAACGCAAGCGGCTCGAAGTCCTGAAAGCCGCCAAGGGTGAATACATTCCGCCCCTGGATCTGTAG
- a CDS encoding divalent metal cation transporter → MASNDGGGAASKPQQPVMHMNPRIEKDRQMILDAKAKGRGPLLKVFMRLSGPGWLQSGITLGGGSLSSSLYLGVLVGFSFMWLQPLAMILGVIMLCAIAYVTLSTGERPLRGINEHVSPVLGWGWLLASMMANLVWSLPQFALGTAAIRQNLLPGLIGPGVMGEIPGKMIAGALFLVIALTATLTYSAGGRGVKVFEIMIKGIVSLIVLCFIGVVVKVSMDGRINWGEIGSGLIPDLSLFMKPTDKIMPHIQLVGEGFRSFWTDMIVGQQRDVMISAAATAVGINMTFLLPYSMLRKGWDKDFRGLAIFDLSTGLFIPFILATGCVVIAASSQFHAQPAQGLVANEPGGLVIEEPAANLVGPYKGLLADRVRYEMGVEAFDKLTPEQVTAATEALPWADKRMAAILVKRDAFNLAETLAPLTGPVVAQYVFGIGVIGMALSAATMLMTINGLCFCELLNKPARGWPQRFGSLMVCVGALGPFFWKDAAPYLAVPTSVFAMVLLPIAYFAFFFLMNQESYLGKYRPRGGKRVLWNVLMALAAGAAAFGSVWSLWSRLQWMGIILLVVFIVVVVVVRYARADKKGSAVA, encoded by the coding sequence ATGGCGTCAAACGACGGCGGCGGTGCCGCTTCCAAGCCGCAGCAACCTGTGATGCACATGAACCCCCGGATCGAGAAAGATCGGCAGATGATTCTCGATGCGAAGGCCAAGGGGCGGGGACCACTGCTGAAGGTGTTTATGAGGTTGTCCGGTCCTGGCTGGCTCCAGAGCGGCATCACGCTGGGCGGCGGCTCGCTGTCGTCCAGTCTGTATCTCGGCGTCCTCGTGGGCTTCAGCTTCATGTGGCTCCAGCCGCTGGCCATGATCCTCGGCGTCATCATGCTCTGTGCCATCGCCTACGTCACGCTCTCGACCGGCGAGCGGCCGCTGCGCGGGATCAACGAGCACGTCAGCCCGGTCCTCGGGTGGGGCTGGCTGCTGGCCTCGATGATGGCCAACCTCGTCTGGTCGCTGCCGCAGTTTGCCCTGGGCACGGCCGCCATTCGGCAGAACCTGCTGCCCGGGCTCATCGGCCCCGGAGTGATGGGGGAGATCCCAGGCAAGATGATCGCCGGGGCGCTCTTTCTCGTGATCGCCCTGACCGCGACGCTGACCTATAGCGCCGGCGGCAGGGGCGTGAAGGTCTTCGAGATCATGATCAAGGGCATCGTCAGCCTGATTGTGCTGTGCTTCATCGGCGTGGTGGTCAAGGTGAGCATGGACGGCAGGATCAACTGGGGCGAGATCGGCAGCGGCCTGATTCCCGATCTGAGCCTGTTCATGAAGCCGACCGACAAGATCATGCCGCACATCCAACTGGTCGGCGAGGGCTTCCGGTCCTTCTGGACCGATATGATCGTCGGCCAGCAGCGGGACGTGATGATCAGCGCCGCGGCCACGGCCGTCGGCATCAACATGACGTTCCTGCTGCCTTATTCGATGCTGCGGAAAGGCTGGGACAAGGACTTCCGCGGCCTGGCCATCTTCGATTTGTCCACGGGCCTATTCATCCCGTTCATCCTGGCGACGGGGTGTGTGGTCATCGCGGCCAGCAGCCAGTTTCACGCCCAGCCGGCCCAGGGTCTCGTGGCGAACGAACCGGGCGGCTTGGTGATCGAAGAGCCTGCCGCGAATCTGGTCGGGCCCTACAAGGGGCTTCTGGCCGACCGAGTTCGATATGAGATGGGGGTTGAGGCGTTCGACAAACTGACGCCGGAACAGGTGACGGCGGCCACCGAGGCGCTGCCCTGGGCCGACAAGCGCATGGCGGCCATCCTCGTCAAGCGCGACGCGTTCAACCTGGCCGAGACGCTGGCCCCGCTGACCGGTCCGGTGGTCGCTCAGTATGTCTTCGGGATCGGCGTCATCGGCATGGCGCTTAGCGCCGCGACGATGCTGATGACGATCAACGGTCTGTGCTTCTGTGAGTTGCTCAACAAGCCCGCGCGCGGCTGGCCGCAGCGGTTCGGCAGTCTGATGGTCTGCGTTGGGGCGCTGGGGCCGTTCTTCTGGAAGGATGCGGCGCCGTATCTGGCCGTGCCGACGTCCGTCTTCGCCATGGTCCTGCTGCCGATCGCCTACTTCGCGTTCTTCTTCCTGATGAACCAGGAGAGCTATCTGGGCAAGTACCGGCCCAGGGGCGGCAAACGCGTCCTGTGGAACGTGCTGATGGCCCTGGCGGCCGGCGCCGCGGCGTTCGGCAGCGTCTGGAGTCTGTGGTCGAGGCTCCAATGGATGGGGATCATCCTGTTGGTGGTCTTCATCGTCGTGGTTGTGGTCGTACGCTACGCCCGCGCCGACAAGAAGGGGTCCGCTGTGGCTTGA
- the pyrF gene encoding orotidine-5'-phosphate decarboxylase, which yields MASHFADRLCEAVQAKKTSLIVGLDPVYSRLPAAITSHRQMNDEFDAAAAVDAIFDFCTQTMRIVAPMVPAIKINIAFFEKYLWEGLETYYALINEANDLGLEIIGDIKRGDVGHTAEVYASAHLQNPELAGLEDTLAPDAITVNGYPGLEGIEPFAQMADSQGKGVFVLVRTSNASAAALQDFTDAQGQALYEKMAEIVNEIANQPGRVGSCGYSNIGMVVGGTAPDVTAALRTKYDKIWFLVPGYGSQGATAADCLRFCKPDGTGALINASRAIIYAYERPKYRDQFGDDWKKCIEQAVIDAKVELAMAMQTKL from the coding sequence ATGGCGAGCCATTTTGCGGACCGGTTGTGCGAAGCTGTGCAGGCGAAGAAGACCTCATTGATCGTCGGGTTGGATCCCGTGTACAGCCGCCTGCCGGCAGCGATCACCAGCCACCGTCAGATGAATGACGAGTTCGACGCGGCCGCCGCCGTGGATGCGATCTTCGATTTTTGCACGCAGACGATGCGGATCGTGGCGCCGATGGTGCCCGCGATCAAGATCAACATTGCGTTTTTCGAGAAGTACCTCTGGGAAGGCCTGGAGACGTACTACGCCCTGATCAACGAGGCCAACGATCTCGGCCTGGAGATTATCGGCGACATCAAGCGCGGGGACGTCGGTCATACGGCGGAGGTCTACGCGTCGGCCCATCTTCAGAATCCCGAGTTGGCCGGTCTGGAAGATACGCTGGCGCCGGACGCGATCACCGTCAACGGGTATCCCGGCCTCGAGGGCATCGAGCCGTTCGCCCAGATGGCCGACTCGCAAGGCAAGGGTGTTTTCGTGCTGGTGCGCACGAGCAATGCCTCGGCGGCGGCGCTTCAGGATTTCACCGACGCCCAGGGCCAGGCCTTGTACGAGAAGATGGCCGAGATCGTCAACGAGATCGCAAACCAGCCCGGCCGGGTCGGCAGTTGCGGCTACAGCAACATCGGAATGGTGGTCGGCGGGACCGCTCCCGATGTGACGGCGGCGCTGCGAACGAAATACGACAAGATCTGGTTCCTGGTGCCCGGTTACGGCTCGCAGGGCGCGACGGCGGCCGATTGCCTGAGGTTCTGCAAGCCCGACGGCACCGGCGCGCTGATCAACGCCTCACGGGCGATCATCTATGCGTACGAGCGACCGAAGTACCGCGACCAGTTCGGCGACGACTGGAAGAAGTGCATCGAGCAGGCGGTTATCGACGCCAAGGTCGAGCTGGCCATGGCGATGCAGACCAAGCTGTAG